Proteins encoded together in one Mycobacterium simiae window:
- a CDS encoding TIGR03667 family PPOX class F420-dependent oxidoreductase: protein MTVELTQEVSGRLRSDNFGWLTTVAKSGQPIPRLVWFYFDGSKLTIYTLPQSAKVGHVRRHPEVSLNLDSDGNGGGIVVVGGTATIDATDVSCRDDAAYWAKYRVLAEELEANSGMSMEAFSTRLAITPTRIWTTPAS from the coding sequence ATGACAGTCGAACTGACACAAGAAGTTTCCGGCAGGCTTCGCTCCGACAACTTCGGCTGGCTGACGACGGTGGCCAAATCGGGCCAACCGATTCCCCGGCTGGTCTGGTTCTACTTCGACGGCAGCAAGCTGACGATCTACACGCTGCCCCAGTCCGCGAAAGTCGGCCATGTCAGGCGGCATCCCGAGGTCAGCCTGAACCTGGACTCCGACGGCAACGGTGGTGGCATCGTCGTCGTCGGTGGAACCGCGACAATCGACGCGACCGATGTGAGTTGCCGCGATGACGCCGCCTACTGGGCGAAATACCGGGTGCTTGCCGAGGAATTGGAGGCGAACTCGGGCATGTCGATGGAAGCGTTCAGCACCAGGCTGGCGATCACCCCGACCCGAATCTGGACGACGCCTGCAAGCTAG
- a CDS encoding HAMP domain-containing sensor histidine kinase, whose protein sequence is MTMFNRPAGPVEAAPTEIAAAPGSSGATAKRPPAWSPSNWPVRWKVLAIVLVPLILAGLFGGLRVKDAMASSSGLRLAAARADMLPALTKYMSALDVALLAGSTGRDVVGAKKNYDARKGELQTRLEDTDVTPDVRAGVRTLLDGGQSLLDKVADNSLGLRDRVTTYAPLLLTAEDVINASVRVDDAQIRAQAQGLSRAVGARGQMTMQEILVTRGAELPEPQLRTSMMTLAGTEPSTLFGMSQVLGAGSPDSKTLQQQMVTRMAIMSDPASTLVDNPDLLRSIQATDGIAERVIADATASVTKAVHSQADARRAAAIRDGVLVLAAIAVALIIVLLMARALVVPLRVLRDGALKVAHTDLEEEIARVKAGGAEPVPAPLPVYTTEEIGQVAHAVDELHTQALLLAGDEARLRLLVNDMFETMSRRSRSLVDQQLSLIDRLERNEEDPERLDSLFRLDHLAARLRRNSANLLVLAGAQLARDQRAPVPLSTVINAAVSEVEDYRRVQIAELPDCRLVGAVAGGVIHLLAELIDNALRYSPPTSFARISAARGRQDPHGVVLRIADSGLGMNDADRRMANMRLQAGGEVTPENARHMGLFVVGRIAARHGIRVGLRGPAPNEGQGTTAEIYLPAAVLAGPADGPTGVPARDRMRAVSSPSAKLASAVAAPPQATGGAAAPPAPLAARASQTPPVTLLPRRNPGSSGITDVPAPPAAQEPPRRRRELPTPWWEQDSAARPEPESPPPAAPTAPAPKAPTPTVSDTSAFFAARPRVQPGDTARPVDAAPAAASGGAASDDVIYRRMLSEMMGDPHDLVDSPDLDWKSVWDRGWSLAAEAENKPVEERTADHGLPVRAPGARLVPGAARGASGEEEHPDPDDEGSLVGSNGGLHAARDPEAVRASFSSHFSGVHSARSHARHSSQGTEQE, encoded by the coding sequence ATGACCATGTTCAACCGCCCGGCCGGCCCGGTCGAGGCGGCACCCACCGAAATCGCTGCGGCCCCGGGCAGTTCGGGGGCCACGGCGAAACGCCCGCCGGCCTGGTCGCCGAGTAACTGGCCGGTCCGGTGGAAGGTCCTTGCCATTGTGCTGGTTCCGCTGATCTTGGCCGGGCTGTTCGGGGGGCTGCGGGTTAAGGACGCGATGGCCAGCTCCAGCGGTTTACGGTTGGCCGCTGCCCGCGCCGACATGCTGCCGGCGCTCACGAAATACATGTCGGCGCTCGACGTCGCGTTGTTGGCGGGCTCCACCGGCCGCGATGTCGTCGGCGCGAAGAAGAATTACGACGCGCGCAAGGGCGAGCTGCAGACCCGGCTGGAGGACACCGACGTCACCCCCGACGTCCGGGCGGGCGTCCGCACGCTGCTGGACGGCGGTCAATCGCTGCTGGACAAGGTGGCCGACAACAGCCTCGGTTTGCGCGACCGGGTGACCACCTACGCGCCGCTGCTGTTGACGGCCGAGGACGTCATCAACGCCTCGGTACGGGTGGACGATGCGCAGATCCGTGCCCAGGCACAGGGATTGAGCCGCGCGGTCGGTGCCCGCGGTCAGATGACGATGCAGGAGATCCTGGTCACCCGCGGCGCCGAGCTGCCCGAACCGCAGCTGCGCACGTCGATGATGACCCTGGCCGGCACCGAGCCGTCGACGCTGTTCGGCATGAGCCAAGTGCTCGGGGCGGGCTCGCCGGACAGCAAGACCCTGCAGCAGCAGATGGTGACCCGGATGGCGATCATGTCTGACCCGGCCAGCACGCTCGTCGACAATCCAGACCTGCTGCGTTCGATTCAGGCTACCGACGGGATCGCCGAGCGGGTCATCGCCGACGCCACCGCCTCGGTGACCAAGGCCGTGCACAGCCAAGCCGACGCACGGCGCGCCGCCGCGATCCGGGACGGCGTCCTGGTGTTGGCCGCCATCGCGGTCGCCCTGATCATCGTGTTGTTGATGGCGCGCGCGCTGGTGGTGCCGCTGCGGGTGCTGCGCGACGGCGCGCTCAAGGTCGCCCACACCGATCTCGAGGAGGAGATCGCCCGGGTCAAAGCCGGTGGCGCCGAACCGGTTCCGGCTCCGTTGCCCGTCTACACCACCGAGGAGATCGGCCAGGTCGCGCACGCGGTGGACGAGCTGCACACCCAGGCGCTGCTGCTGGCCGGTGACGAGGCACGGCTGCGTCTACTGGTCAACGACATGTTCGAGACCATGTCCCGGCGCAGCCGGTCACTGGTCGATCAGCAACTGTCACTCATCGATCGCCTGGAGCGCAACGAAGAGGACCCCGAGCGCCTGGACAGCCTGTTCCGGCTGGATCATCTGGCCGCGCGGTTGCGCCGCAACAGCGCCAACCTGTTGGTGCTCGCCGGTGCGCAGCTCGCCCGCGACCAGCGTGCGCCGGTGCCGCTGTCCACTGTGATCAACGCGGCCGTTTCCGAGGTGGAGGATTACCGCCGCGTCCAGATCGCCGAATTGCCCGACTGCCGGCTTGTCGGCGCGGTCGCCGGTGGTGTCATCCATCTGTTGGCCGAGCTGATCGACAACGCCCTGCGCTACTCGCCGCCGACGAGCTTTGCCCGGATTTCGGCGGCACGCGGCCGGCAGGACCCGCACGGCGTGGTGCTGCGGATCGCGGACTCCGGGCTGGGCATGAACGACGCCGATCGACGGATGGCCAACATGCGGCTGCAAGCCGGCGGCGAGGTGACTCCCGAGAATGCCCGGCATATGGGGCTTTTCGTGGTGGGGCGGATCGCCGCGCGGCACGGTATCCGGGTCGGGTTGCGCGGGCCGGCGCCGAATGAGGGGCAAGGCACGACCGCCGAGATCTATCTGCCGGCCGCGGTGCTGGCGGGCCCGGCCGACGGACCGACCGGGGTGCCGGCGCGAGACCGGATGCGGGCGGTCTCGTCACCCAGCGCCAAACTCGCTAGCGCGGTGGCCGCGCCGCCGCAGGCGACAGGTGGCGCGGCGGCCCCGCCCGCGCCGCTCGCCGCGCGTGCCAGCCAGACGCCGCCGGTCACGTTGTTGCCGCGGCGCAACCCGGGTTCCAGCGGCATCACCGACGTTCCCGCCCCGCCCGCCGCGCAGGAACCGCCCCGGCGCCGGCGCGAGCTGCCCACGCCGTGGTGGGAGCAGGACAGCGCCGCACGACCCGAGCCGGAGTCCCCGCCGCCGGCCGCGCCGACGGCCCCGGCCCCGAAGGCCCCGACCCCCACCGTGTCGGACACGTCGGCGTTTTTTGCCGCGCGGCCGCGAGTCCAGCCCGGCGATACCGCCCGGCCCGTAGACGCCGCCCCGGCCGCTGCGTCCGGCGGCGCGGCGAGCGACGACGTGATCTACCGACGGATGCTCTCGGAAATGATGGGCGACCCGCACGACCTGGTCGACAGCCCCGACCTGGACTGGAAATCGGTGTGGGACCGCGGCTGGTCGCTGGCCGCGGAGGCCGAGAACAAGCCCGTCGAGGAGCGCACCGCCGACCACGGCCTGCCGGTCCGCGCCCCCGGCGCCCGGCTGGTACCGGGGGCCGCCCGCGGCGCGAGCGGCGAGGAGGAGCACCCCGACCCCGACGACGAGGGTTCCCTCGTAGGATCGAACGGCGGGCTGCACGCGGCCCGCGACCCCGAGGCGGTTCGCGCCTCGTTCAGTAGCCACTTCAGCGGCGTGCACAGCGCCCGGTCGCACGCTCGTCACTCGAGTCAAGGAACCGAACAGGAATGA
- a CDS encoding serine protease inhibitor gives MTGPGSSLDWLVTKFAREVPGVAHALLVSVDGLPIAASERLPRERADQLAAVASGLASLATGAAQLFEGGPVLQSVIEMQNGYLLLMRVGDGSHLATLAETQCDIGQVGYEMAMLVEQVGGVVQSVRRSVPERS, from the coding sequence ATGACCGGGCCCGGCAGCTCCCTGGACTGGCTGGTGACGAAGTTCGCCCGCGAGGTTCCCGGTGTCGCGCACGCGCTGCTGGTGTCCGTCGACGGTCTGCCCATCGCCGCCAGCGAGCGGCTACCGCGGGAACGCGCCGACCAGCTGGCCGCGGTGGCCTCCGGGCTGGCCAGTCTGGCCACCGGCGCCGCGCAGCTGTTCGAGGGCGGTCCGGTGCTGCAATCGGTGATCGAAATGCAGAACGGCTACTTGTTGTTGATGCGGGTCGGTGACGGGTCGCATCTGGCGACCCTGGCGGAGACGCAGTGTGACATCGGTCAGGTCGGCTACGAGATGGCCATGCTCGTCGAACAAGTGGGCGGCGTCGTGCAGTCTGTTCGCCGCTCGGTGCCCGAGCGCTCGTGA
- a CDS encoding DUF742 domain-containing protein codes for MDRRESGPPAREASLVRPYTLTAGRTHAKVDIPLEAPVQTLQAGLSLRWPPDDTRGKIIQLCVTRPSVAEISARLDLPVGVARVLVGDLVLSGYLRVHRTLTDASTRDERHELIGRTLRGLKAL; via the coding sequence ATGGACAGACGCGAATCCGGGCCGCCCGCACGTGAGGCGAGTCTGGTCCGCCCATACACGCTGACGGCGGGACGGACCCACGCCAAGGTCGACATTCCGCTGGAAGCGCCGGTGCAGACGTTGCAGGCCGGGCTGTCGCTGCGGTGGCCGCCCGACGACACGAGAGGCAAGATCATCCAACTGTGCGTCACAAGACCATCCGTCGCCGAGATTTCGGCCCGGCTCGATCTGCCGGTCGGCGTCGCCCGCGTCCTGGTCGGGGACCTGGTGCTGTCCGGCTACCTGCGGGTGCATCGGACGTTGACCGACGCCTCGACCCGCGATGAGCGCCACGAACTCATAGGAAGGACGCTGCGTGGTCTCAAGGCACTCTGA
- a CDS encoding wax ester/triacylglycerol synthase domain-containing protein, giving the protein MVQLTAALDTGWRAAADPDRQASMVTGAVAIVDGPTPNFGRLKDLLAERIIAIPRCTQVLHTHPLSGAGQWADDPEFDLTHHLHRVAVAHPGAEADLSRVIAHALERPLDSDRPPWECWVVEGLRGKWAILVKVHYLLAETIPAAHLLTRLCDDADAGMFANPSVPQPDPAPARKRGWADALELALESALAVTNNLTDSVWSAARMSSTAPVVTMRRYGTVRVPLAAVDAVCGKFRVTTNDVALAAITEGFRAMLLHRGEQPRPSSVRTLDRADDIAGKLPYLPVEHADPVQRLRIVHSSLNKPAVQNSSIVDLATGLVPVALCVKMFHLVLSRLPQPGVVMLATNTPGPRHRLALMGATVERLLPIPPTASQLPSGVAVLSYGDELIFGITAEYDAAPELQQVAAGIEREMARLTALSQDSVLLFSSDRRKRRAGAQPRGVPPTHPTARARH; this is encoded by the coding sequence ATGGTACAGCTGACAGCGGCACTGGATACGGGCTGGCGCGCGGCGGCGGATCCCGATCGGCAGGCGAGCATGGTGACCGGTGCGGTCGCCATCGTCGACGGCCCGACCCCCAACTTCGGTCGACTCAAAGACCTTTTGGCAGAACGCATTATCGCGATACCACGATGCACGCAGGTGTTGCACACGCACCCGCTCAGCGGCGCCGGGCAGTGGGCCGACGACCCGGAGTTCGACCTCACCCATCACCTGCATCGGGTCGCGGTTGCCCACCCCGGTGCCGAAGCCGACCTGTCCCGGGTGATCGCCCACGCCCTGGAACGGCCCCTGGACTCGGACCGACCGCCGTGGGAATGCTGGGTCGTCGAGGGGCTGAGGGGTAAGTGGGCGATCCTGGTCAAGGTCCACTACCTCCTCGCCGAGACCATCCCGGCGGCGCATCTGTTGACCCGGCTTTGCGATGACGCCGACGCCGGGATGTTTGCCAATCCGTCTGTCCCCCAACCTGATCCGGCACCAGCACGCAAGCGGGGCTGGGCCGATGCGCTGGAGCTGGCCCTGGAGTCGGCCCTGGCGGTCACCAATAACCTGACCGACAGCGTCTGGTCGGCGGCGCGGATGTCGTCGACCGCCCCGGTGGTCACGATGCGCCGCTACGGCACCGTGCGTGTTCCGCTGGCCGCGGTGGACGCGGTGTGCGGCAAGTTCCGGGTGACCACCAACGACGTCGCGCTCGCCGCGATTACCGAGGGTTTCCGGGCGATGCTGCTGCATCGCGGCGAACAGCCCCGGCCGAGCTCGGTGCGCACCCTGGACAGGGCCGACGACATTGCGGGAAAGCTGCCCTACCTCCCCGTCGAACACGCCGACCCGGTTCAGCGGCTGCGGATCGTGCACAGCAGCCTGAACAAACCGGCCGTCCAGAACAGCAGCATCGTCGATCTGGCCACCGGCTTGGTGCCGGTTGCCCTGTGCGTCAAGATGTTTCATCTGGTGCTGAGCCGGTTGCCGCAGCCCGGCGTGGTGATGCTGGCGACCAACACCCCCGGCCCGCGACACCGGTTGGCGCTGATGGGCGCCACGGTGGAACGCCTGCTGCCGATCCCGCCGACGGCCTCGCAGCTGCCCAGCGGAGTCGCGGTGCTCAGCTACGGCGACGAGCTGATTTTTGGGATCACCGCCGAATACGACGCGGCGCCGGAACTCCAGCAGGTCGCCGCTGGAATCGAACGGGAGATGGCGCGTTTGACGGCGCTCAGCCAGGACTCCGTCCTGTTGTTCAGCAGCGATCGCCGCAAGCGCCGGGCCGGCGCGCAGCCGCGCGGCGTGCCGCCGACCCATCCGACCGCGCGAGCCCGGCACTGA
- a CDS encoding tRNA (cytidine(34)-2'-O)-methyltransferase: MFKLMFVSPRIPPNTGNAIRTAAATGAELHLVEPLGFDLSEPKLRRAGLDYHDLASVTVHPTLQHAWDAVLPARVFAFTAHAPTVFADVDFQPGDVLMFGPEPEGLDAAILADTHVTRQVRIPMLAGRRSLNLSNAAAIAVYEAWRQHGYPGST; the protein is encoded by the coding sequence GTGTTCAAGCTGATGTTCGTGTCGCCCCGGATCCCGCCCAATACCGGCAACGCGATCCGGACGGCCGCGGCCACCGGCGCCGAACTGCATCTGGTCGAGCCGCTGGGCTTCGACCTGTCCGAACCGAAGCTGCGCCGGGCCGGCTTGGACTACCACGACCTGGCGTCGGTGACGGTGCACCCGACGTTGCAGCACGCGTGGGATGCGGTGTTGCCCGCGCGGGTATTCGCATTCACCGCGCACGCGCCGACCGTGTTTGCCGACGTCGACTTCCAGCCCGGCGACGTGTTGATGTTCGGCCCGGAACCCGAGGGACTGGACGCCGCGATCCTGGCCGACACGCACGTCACCCGGCAGGTGCGCATCCCGATGCTGGCGGGCCGGCGTTCGCTGAACCTGTCCAACGCCGCGGCGATTGCCGTCTACGAGGCCTGGCGCCAGCACGGCTACCCGGGGTCGACGTAG
- a CDS encoding nitroreductase family protein encodes MTLDLSVDELLTTTRSVRKRLDFDKPVPREVLMECLELALQAPTGSNSQGWQWVFVEDADKKKAIADIYLTHARDYLTSPTREYPEGDTRGERMPKVKDSALYLAEHMHEAPVLLIPCLEGREENSPIGAVSFWASLFPAVWSFCLALRSRGLGSCWTTLHLLGDGERKAAEVLGIPYDRYSQGGLFPIGYTKGTDFRPAKRLPADQLTHWNTW; translated from the coding sequence ATGACCCTGGATCTGTCCGTCGATGAACTGCTGACGACCACCCGCTCGGTGCGCAAACGCCTCGACTTCGACAAGCCGGTGCCCCGCGAAGTCCTGATGGAATGTCTCGAGCTGGCATTGCAGGCGCCGACCGGCTCCAATTCGCAGGGCTGGCAGTGGGTATTCGTCGAAGATGCCGACAAGAAGAAGGCGATCGCCGACATCTACCTGACGCATGCGCGCGACTACCTCACCTCGCCGACGCGCGAATATCCCGAGGGGGACACCCGCGGTGAGCGGATGCCCAAGGTCAAGGACTCCGCGCTGTATCTCGCCGAGCACATGCACGAGGCGCCGGTGCTGTTGATCCCCTGCCTGGAAGGCCGCGAAGAGAACTCACCGATCGGGGCGGTGTCGTTCTGGGCGTCGCTGTTCCCTGCGGTGTGGAGCTTCTGCCTGGCGCTGCGCTCCCGCGGCCTGGGATCCTGCTGGACGACCCTGCACCTGCTCGGCGACGGCGAGCGCAAAGCGGCCGAGGTGCTCGGCATTCCCTACGACCGGTACAGCCAGGGCGGACTGTTCCCGATCGGCTACACCAAGGGCACCGATTTCCGTCCCGCCAAGCGGCTGCCCGCCGACCAGCTGACGCACTGGAATACCTGGTAG
- a CDS encoding class I SAM-dependent methyltransferase has translation MVEQSIWMQKVAADPGHSHWYIERFRAMARAGDDLVGEARLVDAMAPRGARILDAGCGPGRVGGYLATVGHEVVGVDVDPALIAAAEQDYPGPRWVVGDLAELDLPARGIAEPFDIIVSAGNVMAFLAPSTRGRVLSRLRAHLADDGRAAIGFGAGRDYEFTEFLAHAAAAGLTPDLLLSTWDLRPFTADSDFLVAILRPA, from the coding sequence ATGGTCGAGCAGAGCATCTGGATGCAGAAGGTCGCTGCCGATCCGGGACATTCGCACTGGTATATCGAACGGTTCCGCGCCATGGCCCGCGCCGGCGACGACCTGGTCGGTGAGGCGCGGCTGGTGGACGCGATGGCTCCCCGCGGGGCACGCATCCTCGACGCCGGATGCGGTCCCGGCCGGGTGGGCGGCTACCTGGCCACGGTCGGTCACGAGGTGGTCGGTGTCGACGTCGACCCGGCGCTGATCGCGGCGGCCGAACAGGACTATCCCGGCCCGCGCTGGGTGGTCGGCGACCTCGCCGAACTCGACCTGCCCGCGCGCGGCATCGCCGAACCGTTCGACATCATCGTCTCGGCCGGCAACGTGATGGCGTTTCTGGCGCCGAGCACCCGGGGCCGGGTGCTGAGCCGGCTCCGGGCCCACCTCGCCGACGACGGTCGCGCGGCGATCGGGTTCGGCGCGGGCCGCGATTACGAGTTCACCGAATTCCTTGCCCACGCTGCGGCGGCCGGTCTGACCCCCGACCTGCTGCTGTCCACCTGGGATCTGCGGCCGTTCACCGCCGACTCGGACTTTCTCGTCGCGATTCTGCGGCCGGCGTAG
- a CDS encoding error-prone DNA polymerase — MGFSNEPRSWAEMERLLDSKPRHAGTPIAEEPAPEAPWSRKRGTYEPPTQQRGRSAAAHCVPYAELHAHSAYSFLDGASTPEEMVEEAARLGLRALALTDHNGLYGAVRFAEAAAELDVPTVFGAELSLSSVPRTETPDPPGPHLLVLARGPEGYRRLSRQLAAAHLAGGEKGKLRFDIDTLTEVAGGHWHILTGCRKGHVRQALSEGGPSAAERALADLVDRFGAQRVSVELTHHGQPLDDERNAVLAGIAPRFGVGVVATTGAHFAGPSRRRLAMAMGAIRARQSLDSAAGWLAPLGGSHLRSGAEMARLFAQVSGGGRDAVAAAAELGEQCAFGLALIAPQLPPFDVPTGHTEDSWLRQLTMAGARERYGPPESAPRAYAQIERELKVIAQLTFPGYFLVVHDIARFCRQNNILCQGRGSAANSAVCYALGVTAVDPVVNELLFERFLSPARDGPPDIDMDIESDQREKVIQYVYDKYGRDYAAQVANVITYRGKIAVRDMARALGFSQGQQDAWSKQVNHWNGLADSPDVEGIPEQVVDLANQIRNLPRHMGIHSGGMVICDRPIADVCPVEWARMANRSVLQWDKDDCAAIGLVKFDLLGLGMLSALHYAIDLVAEHKGIEVDLARLDLSEPAVYEMLSRADSVGVFQVESRAQMATLPRLKPRVFYDLVVEVALIRPGPIQGGSVHPYIRRRNGIDPVCYDHPSMAPALRKTLGVPLFQEQLMQLAVDCAGFSAAEADQLRRAMGSKRSAERMRRLRDRFYDGMRRLHGATDEVIDRTYEKLEAFANFGFPESHALSFASLVFYSSWFKLHHPAAFCAALLRAQPMGFYSPQSLVADARRHGVRVHGPDVNASLTHATLENAGTEVRLGLGAVRHIGDDLADQLVEERKAHGPFDSLLDLTTRIQLSVPQTEALATAGALGCFGVSRREALWAAGAAATQRPDRLPGVGSSSHVPALPGMSDLELAAADVWATGISPDSYPTQFLRADLDAMGVVPAAALLGVPDGDRVLIAGAVTHRQRPGTAQGVTFINLEDETGMVNVLCTPAVWARHRKLANTAPAMLVRGQVQNASGAVTVVAERLGRITLAVGSRSRDFR; from the coding sequence ATGGGTTTCAGCAACGAGCCGCGGAGTTGGGCGGAAATGGAGCGGTTGCTCGACAGCAAACCGCGGCACGCCGGCACGCCGATTGCCGAGGAGCCTGCGCCGGAGGCCCCTTGGTCGCGCAAGCGCGGAACGTACGAACCGCCGACGCAACAGCGTGGTCGTTCTGCCGCTGCGCATTGCGTTCCCTACGCCGAGCTGCACGCACATTCGGCGTACAGCTTCCTGGACGGGGCCAGCACACCCGAAGAGATGGTGGAGGAGGCCGCCCGGCTGGGTCTGCGTGCGCTGGCGCTGACCGACCACAACGGTCTGTACGGCGCCGTCCGGTTCGCCGAGGCCGCGGCCGAACTCGACGTTCCTACCGTGTTCGGTGCCGAGCTGTCGCTGTCCTCGGTTCCCCGCACCGAGACGCCGGACCCGCCCGGCCCGCATCTGCTGGTGCTGGCCCGGGGCCCGGAAGGCTACCGGCGGCTGTCGCGACAGCTGGCTGCGGCCCACCTGGCCGGCGGTGAGAAGGGCAAGTTGCGCTTCGACATCGACACGCTGACCGAGGTCGCCGGTGGGCACTGGCACATCTTGACCGGCTGCCGCAAGGGCCATGTCCGCCAAGCTCTTTCCGAGGGCGGTCCATCGGCGGCGGAGCGGGCGCTGGCCGATCTGGTGGACCGGTTCGGCGCCCAGCGGGTCAGCGTCGAGTTGACCCACCATGGTCAGCCTCTCGACGACGAACGCAACGCGGTGCTGGCCGGGATCGCGCCGCGCTTCGGGGTCGGCGTGGTCGCCACCACCGGGGCGCATTTCGCGGGGCCGTCGCGGCGGCGGCTGGCCATGGCGATGGGCGCGATTCGGGCCCGGCAGTCGCTGGATTCGGCCGCCGGGTGGTTGGCTCCGCTGGGTGGCTCGCACCTGCGATCCGGTGCGGAGATGGCCCGGCTGTTCGCGCAGGTGTCTGGTGGGGGCCGTGACGCGGTGGCCGCCGCCGCCGAGCTCGGCGAGCAGTGTGCGTTCGGGTTGGCGCTGATCGCGCCGCAGTTGCCGCCGTTCGACGTGCCCACCGGACACACCGAAGACAGCTGGCTGCGGCAATTGACGATGGCGGGGGCGCGGGAACGCTATGGGCCGCCGGAGAGCGCGCCACGCGCGTACGCCCAGATTGAACGTGAGTTGAAAGTCATTGCGCAGCTGACCTTTCCGGGCTATTTCCTGGTGGTGCACGATATCGCCCGGTTTTGCCGCCAGAACAACATCCTGTGTCAGGGCAGGGGATCGGCGGCCAACTCCGCGGTCTGTTACGCCCTCGGTGTCACCGCGGTCGATCCGGTGGTCAACGAGCTGTTGTTCGAGCGTTTCCTGTCGCCCGCCCGCGACGGTCCGCCCGACATCGACATGGACATCGAGTCGGATCAGCGCGAAAAGGTCATCCAGTACGTCTACGACAAATACGGTCGCGACTACGCCGCTCAGGTCGCCAACGTCATCACCTACCGTGGAAAGATCGCGGTGCGCGACATGGCCCGCGCCCTGGGCTTCTCGCAAGGGCAGCAGGACGCGTGGAGCAAGCAGGTCAACCACTGGAACGGGCTTGCCGACTCGCCCGATGTCGAAGGCATCCCCGAGCAGGTGGTCGACCTGGCCAACCAGATCCGGAACCTGCCGCGACACATGGGGATTCATTCCGGTGGCATGGTGATCTGTGACCGTCCGATCGCCGACGTGTGTCCCGTGGAATGGGCTCGAATGGCGAATCGCAGTGTCCTGCAGTGGGACAAAGACGACTGTGCGGCCATCGGTTTGGTGAAGTTCGACCTGCTCGGGCTGGGCATGCTCTCGGCGCTGCATTACGCGATAGATCTGGTCGCCGAACACAAGGGCATCGAGGTCGATCTGGCTCGCCTCGACCTCTCCGAGCCGGCGGTCTACGAGATGCTGTCCCGCGCCGATTCCGTCGGGGTGTTCCAGGTGGAGTCGCGCGCTCAGATGGCGACGTTGCCCCGGTTGAAGCCGCGGGTGTTCTACGACTTGGTGGTCGAGGTTGCGCTGATCCGTCCCGGGCCCATCCAGGGTGGATCGGTGCATCCCTACATCCGGCGGCGCAACGGAATCGACCCAGTCTGCTATGACCACCCATCCATGGCCCCGGCCCTGCGAAAGACGTTGGGAGTGCCCTTGTTTCAAGAGCAACTGATGCAGCTGGCGGTCGACTGCGCCGGCTTCTCCGCCGCCGAGGCCGACCAGTTGCGCCGCGCCATGGGATCCAAGCGTTCGGCCGAGCGGATGCGACGGCTACGTGACCGGTTCTACGACGGCATGCGCAGATTACATGGCGCCACCGACGAGGTGATCGACCGGACCTACGAAAAGCTAGAAGCGTTCGCCAATTTCGGCTTCCCGGAAAGCCATGCGCTGTCCTTCGCTTCGTTGGTGTTCTACTCATCCTGGTTCAAGCTGCACCACCCGGCCGCGTTCTGCGCGGCGCTGCTGCGGGCACAACCGATGGGTTTCTATTCACCCCAGTCGCTGGTGGCCGACGCGCGCCGGCACGGCGTGCGGGTCCACGGCCCCGACGTCAACGCCAGCCTGACGCATGCCACCCTCGAGAATGCCGGCACCGAGGTTCGGCTCGGGCTGGGGGCGGTCCGCCATATCGGCGACGACCTCGCCGACCAGTTGGTCGAGGAGCGAAAGGCTCACGGCCCCTTTGACTCTCTGCTCGACCTGACCACCCGGATCCAGCTTTCGGTGCCACAGACCGAAGCGCTGGCGACGGCGGGAGCACTGGGCTGTTTCGGGGTGTCGCGACGCGAGGCGTTGTGGGCGGCCGGGGCCGCTGCCACGCAACGCCCGGACCGGTTACCCGGGGTGGGTTCGTCATCCCATGTCCCGGCGCTGCCGGGGATGAGCGATCTGGAGCTGGCCGCCGCCGACGTGTGGGCCACCGGGATCTCCCCGGACAGCTACCCGACCCAGTTCCTGCGGGCTGACCTGGACGCGATGGGCGTGGTACCCGCCGCGGCGCTGCTGGGTGTGCCCGACGGCGATCGGGTACTGATCGCCGGCGCGGTGACCCACCGACAACGGCCCGGCACGGCGCAAGGAGTGACGTTTATCAACCTCGAGGATGAAACCGGGATGGTCAACGTGCTCTGTACCCCCGCGGTGTGGGCCCGGCACCGCAAACTGGCCAACACCGCCCCGGCGATGCTGGTGCGCGGCCAGGTCCAAAACGCCAGCGGCGCAGTTACTGTTGTGGCCGAGCGACTGGGCCGCATCACCCTGGCCGTCGGCTCCAGATCCCGGGACTTCCGCTAG